One region of Balaenoptera ricei isolate mBalRic1 chromosome 5, mBalRic1.hap2, whole genome shotgun sequence genomic DNA includes:
- the AP1AR gene encoding AP-1 complex-associated regulatory protein isoform X1 — MGNCCWTQCFGLLRKEAGRLQRVGGGGGSKYFRTCSRGEHLTIEFENLVESDEGESPGSNHRPLTEEEIVDLREKHYDSIVEKQKDLDMKIQKELALQEEKLRLEEEALYAAQREAARAAKQRKLLEQERQRVVQQYHPSNSGEYQSSGPEDDFESCLRNIKSQYEVFRSSRLSSDATVLTPNTESSCDLMTKTKSTSGNDDSTSLDLEWEDEEGMNRMLPMRERSKTEEDILQAALKYSSKKTGSNPTSASDDSNGLEWENDFVSAEMDDNGNSEYSGFVNPVLELSDSGLKQYDVDQQKR; from the exons ATCCAAGTATTTTAGAACATGCTCAAGAGGTGAGCACTTAACTATAGAG TTTGAGAATCTAGTAGAAAGTGATGAA GGGGAAAGCCCAGGAAGCAATCATag gcCTCTTACTGAGGAAGAAATTGTTGACCTGAGAGAGAAGCATTATGATTCTATTGTTGAAAAACAGAAAGATCTTGATATGAAAATCCAAAAAGAG TTAGCCTTACAAGAAGAGAAGTTAAGACTAGAAGAAGAAGCTTTATACGCTGCACAGCGTGAAGCAGCCAGGGCAGCAAAGCAGCGAAAGCTCTTGGAG CAAGAAAGACAGAGAGTTGTGCAGCAATACCATCCTTCAAACAGTGGAGAATATCAAAG TTCAGGACCAGAAGATGACTTTGAATCTTGTTTGAGAAATATAAAGTCACAGTATGAAGTTTTTCGAAGTAGTA GACTCTCATCAGATGCCACAGTTTTGACACCAAATACAGAAAGCAGTTGTGATTTAATGACCAAAACTAAGTCAACTAGTGGAAATGATGACAGCACATCTTTAGATCTAGAATGGGAAGATGAAGaag GAATGAATCGAATGCTTCCAATGAGAGAACGTTCCAAAACAGAGGAAGACATTCTCCAGGCAGCACTTAAGTATAGCAGCAAGAAGACTGGAAGTAATCCTACATCAGCCTCTGATGATTCCAACGGGCTGGAGTGGGAGAATGATTTTGTTAGTGCCGAAATGGATGATAATGGCAATTCCGAGTATTCTGGATTTGTAAATCCTGTATTAGAACTGTCTGATTCTGGCCTAAAGCAATATGATGTGGATCAACAAAAACGATAG